The Streptococcus sp. S5 genome contains a region encoding:
- a CDS encoding beta-class carbonic anhydrase — protein sequence MSYFDNFLTANQAYVGLHGDLHLPIKPKTQVAIVTCMDSRLHVAPALGLALGDAHILRNAGGRVTDDMIRSLVISQQQMGTREIVVLHHTDCGAQTFDNESFRQHLKKELGVDVGERDFLPFQDIEESVREDMELLKASPLIPEDVIISGAVYDVDTGVISEVK from the coding sequence ATGTCTTATTTTGATAATTTTTTAACAGCCAACCAAGCTTATGTGGGTCTACATGGAGACCTCCATCTACCGATTAAGCCCAAAACACAAGTTGCCATCGTGACCTGTATGGATTCTCGCCTTCACGTGGCACCAGCATTGGGTCTAGCTCTTGGAGATGCCCATATTTTGCGGAATGCTGGAGGGCGCGTGACCGATGACATGATCCGCTCCTTGGTCATTTCCCAGCAGCAAATGGGAACTCGAGAAATCGTCGTCTTGCATCATACGGACTGTGGTGCACAAACCTTTGATAACGAAAGTTTCCGGCAGCATCTAAAGAAAGAATTGGGAGTAGATGTCGGAGAGCGTGACTTCCTCCCCTTTCAAGACATTGAAGAGAGTGTCCGCGAGGATATGGAGCTTCTCAAGGCTTCCCCTTTGATTCCAGAGGATGTCATTATCTCAGGAGCTGTGTATGATGTGGATACTGGAGTGATCTCCGAAGTGAAATAA